One segment of Ricinus communis isolate WT05 ecotype wild-type chromosome 8, ASM1957865v1, whole genome shotgun sequence DNA contains the following:
- the LOC8277226 gene encoding protein SYS1 homolog isoform X1: MFYGAVVWDPWQIVAQIVCLQCLYYLTLGLFLSILVGTRVSRMSLVYFFDFAAITTSTITGWCVIASFLLTSIAGAGFMLYLIERAKKCLDFSATLYTIHLFVCIVYGGWPSSVTWWVVSGTGLAVMALLGEYLCIRRELKEIPITRYRSRMEH; the protein is encoded by the exons ATGTTCTATGGGGCAGTAGTATGGGATCCATGGCAAATAGTAGCACAAATAGTTTGTCTTCAATGCCTATATTATCTAACTCTTGGTTTATTTTTGTCTATTCTCGTCGGCACGCGTGTCTCTCGCATGAGCcttgtttatttctttgattttgcTGCTATCACCACCTCTACTATCACTGGCTGGTGCGTCATTGCCTCCTTTCTTCTCACCTCTATCGCCGG AGCTGGATTTATGCTTTACTTGATTGAGAGGGCTAAAAAGTGCTTAGATTTTTCTGCAACCCTCTACACCATTCATCTCTTCGTATGTATTGTATATGGAGGTTGGCCTTCTTCAGTAACTTGGTGGGTTGTCAGTGGTACTGGACTTGCAGTGATGGCTTTGCTTGGTGAATATCTCTGCATTAGACGTGAACTTAAAGAGATTCCAATCACACGATACCGGTCAA GAATGGAGCATTGA
- the LOC8277227 gene encoding MAR-binding filament-like protein 1-1 isoform X1 yields the protein MAMGSSHLLQPHFPSSSSSSSSFSSHSHSHSIFFYFKNIDTKRKKRPTILACSRQEDPDDIIFSRKRAVLFVGISVLPFLQLRARALDTSFTKEIELKSLEEKQKEELAIQRYKPPNPFLSLLNGLGIFGTGVLGAFYALTLKEKKAAETTMEYMTDKLKENEATIVSLEKNFEAKLLSKQEEFSKQLREAKEEQQVLVNQLNSANSTITGLGQELKNEKRIIEELNARIGGLGANLSKAEEDKKALEGEMEEKLNSIEVLQNKINLLSIELKDKEENVQSLSSLLAEKELEVKNLNSTYKETKDELAKAERDTKALKDELLKVIKELESKNLVVDELNSTVSSLMFEKDESNKKLNAVQKEYNDLKSSSEKKAALDAVLLREREDELGRLKEKLELAQNEVRGSQAIIADLIQAREDLRKKLDTELNNVKNLKHELQNSQEALGKFRNEASHLAKELEQSRSKCTVLEAEVSRIEAEFAKATETMQKGLENAKQSGEELAGEIMALKEQLRKSKEDLQIASLDLGALTIERNSAQEELVDVYKKVEVTANELIEEKKVASSLSKELENLQNQVMKDKEARKSLERDLEEATKSLDEMNRNALILSGELEIANTRIASLEDDKEALYKSLTEQKNASKEAQENMEDAHNMVLKLGKERESLEKKAKKLEEELASAKGEILRLRSKINSSKTVPNEQEHSQKGEAINSSTALPNEQASQKGEAEEKVTVTAKRGGRRRRTGSQQ from the exons ATGGCAATGGGAAGCTCTCACCTTTTACAACCTCACTttccctcttcttcttcttcttcttcttctttctcttctcaCTCTCATTCccattctattttcttttatttcaagaaCATTGACAccaagagaaagaagagacCAACAATTCTTGCTTGTAGTCGTCAAGAAGATCCAGATGATATCATTTTTAGCAGGAAGAGAGCTGTTCTTTTTGTGGGTATTTCTGTTCTTCCTTTCTTGCAACTCAGGGCCAGAGCTCTTGACACTTCTTTTACTA AAGAAATTGAGCTCAAATCACTTGAggagaaacaaaaagaagag CTAGCAATTCAAAGATATAAGCCACCAAATCCCTTTCTGTCTCTCCTGAATGGACTTGGTATATTTGGTACTGGCGTGCTTGGTGCATTCTATGCATTGACTctgaaggaaaagaaagctGCTGAAACAACAATGGAATAT ATGACAGACAAACTGAAAGAGAACGAAGCTACTATTGTTTCCTTGGAGAAGAACTTTGAAGCAAAGCTATTAAGTAAACAGGAAGAATTTTCAAAGCAACTGAGAGAGGCAAAGGAAGAACAGCAGGTTCTAGTGAACCAGCTAAATTCGGCTAACAGTACAATTACAGGGCTAGGACAGGAGctgaaaaatgagaaaagaataattgaGGAGCTTAACGCTCGAATAGGTGGTCTGGGAGCTAATCTGTCAAAAGCTGAGGAAGACAAGAAAGCTCTTGAAGGAGAGATGGAGGAAAAACTCAATTCTATTGAGGTCCTACAAAATAAGATTAACTTGCTTAGTATAGAGCTTAAGGATAAGGAAGAAAATGTTCAAAGCCTCAGCTCTTTGCTTGCTGAAAAAGAATTGGAGGTGAAGAACTTGAATTCTACCTACAAGGAAACAAAGGATGAACTAGCCAAGGCAGAGAGAGATACCAAAGCACTAAAAGATGAACTTCTGAAAGTTATCAAAGAACTGGAATCTAAGAACTTGGTAGTGGATGAATTGAATTCGACAGTGAGTTCTTTAATGTTTGAGAAAGATGAATCTAACAAGAAGCTCAATGCCGTTCAGAAGGAGTACAATGATCTGAAGTCATCCTCCGAAAAGAAGGCTGCTTTGGATGCTGTCCTGttgagagaaagagaagatgaGCTTGGCCGATTAAAGGAGAAACTTGAGCTTGCTCAGAATGAAGTGAGAGGAAGCCAGGCCATTATTGCAGATTTGATCCAGGCAAGAGAAGATTTGAGGAAAAAGCTTGATACAGAATTGAACAATGTAAAGAATCTGAAACATGAACTTCAAAACAGTCAGGAAGCTCTAGGGAAGTTTAGAAATGAGGCTTCTCATCTGGCAAAAGAACTCGAGCAGTCAAGAAGTAAGTGCACGGTGCTTGAGGCTGAGGTTTCTAGAATCGAGGCTGAATTTGCCAAGGCTACAGAAACAATGCAAAAGGGCCTTGAGAATGCAAAACAGAGTGGTGAAGAGTTGGCTGGTGAGATTATGGCGTTAAAGGAACAACTGAGGAAATCTAAGGAGGATCTGCAAATAGCGTCCCTTGATCTGGGAGCTTTAACAATAGAACGTAATAGTGCACAGGAGGAATTGGTAGATGTCTATAAGAAAGTTGAAGTCACAGCCAATGAACTAATTGAAGAGAAAAAGGTAGCATCTTCATTGAGCAAAGAGCTAGAAAACCTACAGAACCAAGTCATGAAAGACAAGGAAGCCAGAAAGTCTCTTGAAAGGGATCTAGAAGAAGCTACTAAATCACTGGATGAGATGAATCGAAATGCATTGATACTTTCTGGGGAGCTGGAGATAGCAAATACTAGGATTGCTAGCCTTGAAGATGATAAAGAGGCACTTTACAAGTCTCTTACAGAGCAAAAGAATGCATCTAAAGAGGCTCAAGAGAACATGGAAGACGCACATAACATGGTCTTGAAGCTTGGTAAAGAAAGGGAGAGTTTGGAGAAGAAAGCAAAGAAACTTGAAGAAGAATTGGCGTCGGCCAAAGGTGAAATACTCCGTTTAAGGAGTAAAATAAACTCCTCGAAAACTGTTCCAAATGAGCAGGAACATTCTCAGAAAGGTGAAGCAATAAATTCCTCAACAGCCCTTCCGAATGAGCAGGCTTCTCAGAAAGGTGAAGCTGAAGAGAAGGTGACTGTCACTGCGAAGAGAGGCGGCAGAAGGAGAAGAACTGGATCCCAGCAGTGA
- the LOC8277226 gene encoding protein SYS1 homolog isoform X2 produces the protein MFYGAVVWDPWQIVAQIVCLQCLYYLTLGLFLSILVGTRVSRMSLVYFFDFAAITTSTITGWCVIASFLLTSIAGAGFMLYLIERAKKCLDFSATLYTIHLFVCIVYGGWPSSVTWWVVSGTGLAVMALLGEYLCIRRELKEIPITRYRSNV, from the exons ATGTTCTATGGGGCAGTAGTATGGGATCCATGGCAAATAGTAGCACAAATAGTTTGTCTTCAATGCCTATATTATCTAACTCTTGGTTTATTTTTGTCTATTCTCGTCGGCACGCGTGTCTCTCGCATGAGCcttgtttatttctttgattttgcTGCTATCACCACCTCTACTATCACTGGCTGGTGCGTCATTGCCTCCTTTCTTCTCACCTCTATCGCCGG AGCTGGATTTATGCTTTACTTGATTGAGAGGGCTAAAAAGTGCTTAGATTTTTCTGCAACCCTCTACACCATTCATCTCTTCGTATGTATTGTATATGGAGGTTGGCCTTCTTCAGTAACTTGGTGGGTTGTCAGTGGTACTGGACTTGCAGTGATGGCTTTGCTTGGTGAATATCTCTGCATTAGACGTGAACTTAAAGAGATTCCAATCACACGATACCGGTCAA ATGTTTGA
- the LOC8277227 gene encoding MAR-binding filament-like protein 1-1 isoform X2 — MAMGSSHLLQPHFPSSSSSSSSFSSHSHSHSIFFYFKNIDTKRKKRPTILACSRQEDPDDIIFSRKRAVLFVGISVLPFLQLRARALDTSFTKIELKSLEEKQKEELAIQRYKPPNPFLSLLNGLGIFGTGVLGAFYALTLKEKKAAETTMEYMTDKLKENEATIVSLEKNFEAKLLSKQEEFSKQLREAKEEQQVLVNQLNSANSTITGLGQELKNEKRIIEELNARIGGLGANLSKAEEDKKALEGEMEEKLNSIEVLQNKINLLSIELKDKEENVQSLSSLLAEKELEVKNLNSTYKETKDELAKAERDTKALKDELLKVIKELESKNLVVDELNSTVSSLMFEKDESNKKLNAVQKEYNDLKSSSEKKAALDAVLLREREDELGRLKEKLELAQNEVRGSQAIIADLIQAREDLRKKLDTELNNVKNLKHELQNSQEALGKFRNEASHLAKELEQSRSKCTVLEAEVSRIEAEFAKATETMQKGLENAKQSGEELAGEIMALKEQLRKSKEDLQIASLDLGALTIERNSAQEELVDVYKKVEVTANELIEEKKVASSLSKELENLQNQVMKDKEARKSLERDLEEATKSLDEMNRNALILSGELEIANTRIASLEDDKEALYKSLTEQKNASKEAQENMEDAHNMVLKLGKERESLEKKAKKLEEELASAKGEILRLRSKINSSKTVPNEQEHSQKGEAINSSTALPNEQASQKGEAEEKVTVTAKRGGRRRRTGSQQ, encoded by the exons ATGGCAATGGGAAGCTCTCACCTTTTACAACCTCACTttccctcttcttcttcttcttcttcttctttctcttctcaCTCTCATTCccattctattttcttttatttcaagaaCATTGACAccaagagaaagaagagacCAACAATTCTTGCTTGTAGTCGTCAAGAAGATCCAGATGATATCATTTTTAGCAGGAAGAGAGCTGTTCTTTTTGTGGGTATTTCTGTTCTTCCTTTCTTGCAACTCAGGGCCAGAGCTCTTGACACTTCTTTTACTA AAATTGAGCTCAAATCACTTGAggagaaacaaaaagaagag CTAGCAATTCAAAGATATAAGCCACCAAATCCCTTTCTGTCTCTCCTGAATGGACTTGGTATATTTGGTACTGGCGTGCTTGGTGCATTCTATGCATTGACTctgaaggaaaagaaagctGCTGAAACAACAATGGAATAT ATGACAGACAAACTGAAAGAGAACGAAGCTACTATTGTTTCCTTGGAGAAGAACTTTGAAGCAAAGCTATTAAGTAAACAGGAAGAATTTTCAAAGCAACTGAGAGAGGCAAAGGAAGAACAGCAGGTTCTAGTGAACCAGCTAAATTCGGCTAACAGTACAATTACAGGGCTAGGACAGGAGctgaaaaatgagaaaagaataattgaGGAGCTTAACGCTCGAATAGGTGGTCTGGGAGCTAATCTGTCAAAAGCTGAGGAAGACAAGAAAGCTCTTGAAGGAGAGATGGAGGAAAAACTCAATTCTATTGAGGTCCTACAAAATAAGATTAACTTGCTTAGTATAGAGCTTAAGGATAAGGAAGAAAATGTTCAAAGCCTCAGCTCTTTGCTTGCTGAAAAAGAATTGGAGGTGAAGAACTTGAATTCTACCTACAAGGAAACAAAGGATGAACTAGCCAAGGCAGAGAGAGATACCAAAGCACTAAAAGATGAACTTCTGAAAGTTATCAAAGAACTGGAATCTAAGAACTTGGTAGTGGATGAATTGAATTCGACAGTGAGTTCTTTAATGTTTGAGAAAGATGAATCTAACAAGAAGCTCAATGCCGTTCAGAAGGAGTACAATGATCTGAAGTCATCCTCCGAAAAGAAGGCTGCTTTGGATGCTGTCCTGttgagagaaagagaagatgaGCTTGGCCGATTAAAGGAGAAACTTGAGCTTGCTCAGAATGAAGTGAGAGGAAGCCAGGCCATTATTGCAGATTTGATCCAGGCAAGAGAAGATTTGAGGAAAAAGCTTGATACAGAATTGAACAATGTAAAGAATCTGAAACATGAACTTCAAAACAGTCAGGAAGCTCTAGGGAAGTTTAGAAATGAGGCTTCTCATCTGGCAAAAGAACTCGAGCAGTCAAGAAGTAAGTGCACGGTGCTTGAGGCTGAGGTTTCTAGAATCGAGGCTGAATTTGCCAAGGCTACAGAAACAATGCAAAAGGGCCTTGAGAATGCAAAACAGAGTGGTGAAGAGTTGGCTGGTGAGATTATGGCGTTAAAGGAACAACTGAGGAAATCTAAGGAGGATCTGCAAATAGCGTCCCTTGATCTGGGAGCTTTAACAATAGAACGTAATAGTGCACAGGAGGAATTGGTAGATGTCTATAAGAAAGTTGAAGTCACAGCCAATGAACTAATTGAAGAGAAAAAGGTAGCATCTTCATTGAGCAAAGAGCTAGAAAACCTACAGAACCAAGTCATGAAAGACAAGGAAGCCAGAAAGTCTCTTGAAAGGGATCTAGAAGAAGCTACTAAATCACTGGATGAGATGAATCGAAATGCATTGATACTTTCTGGGGAGCTGGAGATAGCAAATACTAGGATTGCTAGCCTTGAAGATGATAAAGAGGCACTTTACAAGTCTCTTACAGAGCAAAAGAATGCATCTAAAGAGGCTCAAGAGAACATGGAAGACGCACATAACATGGTCTTGAAGCTTGGTAAAGAAAGGGAGAGTTTGGAGAAGAAAGCAAAGAAACTTGAAGAAGAATTGGCGTCGGCCAAAGGTGAAATACTCCGTTTAAGGAGTAAAATAAACTCCTCGAAAACTGTTCCAAATGAGCAGGAACATTCTCAGAAAGGTGAAGCAATAAATTCCTCAACAGCCCTTCCGAATGAGCAGGCTTCTCAGAAAGGTGAAGCTGAAGAGAAGGTGACTGTCACTGCGAAGAGAGGCGGCAGAAGGAGAAGAACTGGATCCCAGCAGTGA